A genome region from Nicotiana tabacum cultivar K326 chromosome 13, ASM71507v2, whole genome shotgun sequence includes the following:
- the LOC107782066 gene encoding aspartic proteinase PCS1-like: MEIYKAFLLLFLSFLHITIAKKSHENKPFSLSFPLTTTPLLSQKSSTKSIFQSSKTMTRMASLSYKSNFKYSMALIVTLPIGTPPQNQEMVLDTGSQLSWIQCNKKIPKKPPPTTSFDPSLSSSFSALPCNHPLCKPRIPDFTLPTSCDQKRLCHYSYFYADGTLAEGNLVREKFTLSNSQITPPLILGCATESSDDKGILGMNLGRFSFASQAKVQKFSYCVPSRQGKILPSGTFYLGQNPNSYMFQYINLLTFPQSQRMPNLDPLAYTIDMVGIKIGGKGLNISERVFRPNAGGSGQTMIDSGTQYTFLVEEAYNKVREEIVKLVGSKLKKGYVYGGSLDMCFDTINSIQVGQLIGDMTLEFGNRVEIMINKEKMLDDVGGGVHCIGIGRSDSLGIASNIIGNFHQQNLWVEFDLSNRRVGFGKAECK; this comes from the coding sequence ATGGAAATTTACAAAGCTTTCTTGCTTCTATTTCTTAGTTTTCTTCATATAACAATAGCTAAAAAATCCCATGAAAATAAAccattttcactttcttttcctcTTACTACAACCCCTTTATTATCTCAAAAATCTTCTACTAAATCCATTTTTCAATCTTCTAAAACCATGACAAGAATGGCATCTTTAAGTTATAAATCAAATTTCAAATATTCAATGGCTTTAATTGTTACACTTCCTATAGGAACACCTCCACAAAATCAAGAAATGGTTTTAGATACTGGAAGTCAACTTTCTTGGATTCAATGtaataaaaaaattccaaaaaaaccACCTCCTACTACTTCATTTGATCCTTCTTTATCCTCTTCTTTTTCTGCTCTTCCTTGTAATCATCCACTTTGTAAGCCACGAATTCCCGATTTTACCCTCCCAACATCGTGTGACCAAAAACGTTTGTGTCACTATTCTTACTTCTATGCTGATGGTACTTTAGCTGAGGGTAATTTGGTACGAGAAAAATTTACCTTatcaaattcccaaattacccctccTTTGATTCTTGGTTGTGCTACGGAGTCTAGTGATGATAAGGGTATTTTGGGAATGAATCTTGGACGGTTTTCTTTTGCTTCCCAAGCTAAGGTACAAAAATTCTCTTATTGTGTGCCTAGTAGACAAGGGAAAATATTACCTAGTGGAACATTTTACCTAGGTCAAAACCCTAATTCATATATGTTTCAATATATAAATCTTTTGACTTTTCCTCAAAGTCAACGCATGCCAAATTTGGACCCCCTAGCTTATACTATTGATATGGTGGGGATAAAAATTGGCGGGAAAGGATTGAATATCTCCGAGAGGGTTTTCCGGCCGAACGCTGGTGGTTCCGGCCAGACGATGATTGATTCCGGCACCCAGTACACTTTCCTGGTGGAAGAAGCATATAATAAAGTCCGAGAAGAAATTGTTAAGTTAGTAGGTTCGAAATTAAAGAAGGGGTACGTTTATGGTGGTTCACTCGATATGTGCTTCGATACTATAAATTCCATACAAGTCGGACAATTAATAGGCGATATGACGTTAGAATTTGGAAATCGAGTTGAGATTATGATTAATAAAGAGAAAATGTTGGATGATGTAGGTGGAGGAGTTCATTGTATAGGGATTGGACGATCGGATTCACTTGGAATAGCAAGTAATATTATTGGAAATTTTCATCAACAAAATTTATGGGTAGAATTTGATTTGAGTAATAGAAGAGTTGGTTTTGGGAAAGCAGAGTGTAAGTAG